Genomic segment of Streptomyces alboniger:
GGCCGGGGCGCCACTGGGACTGATGGGCAAGCTCGCCGAGGCACGCCTGGCCCCTCCCCGCATCCCCCTGGTGTCCAGCGCGACCGGGCAGCTGGTGAGCGACATCGAGGAGTACCGCGAGGTGCTGTTCGCACAGATCCTCCGCCCGGTGCGCTGGCAGGACACGGTGCACACGCTTCTGGGGCTCGGCGTACGCACCTTCGTCGAGGCCGGGCCCGGGCGGGTGCTGTCCGGACTGGGACGGGAGATGGCCCGCGAGGCCCGGCACCTGAGCGTCCACGAAGCGCTCGGCGCCACACCGCCGCCCACGGCGGTACCGGCCTCGCCCGCGGGGCCGCCCACCGCACAGGACCACGTCACCTCGAAGGCAAGGAAAAGCACGTGAGCGATCTCAACGGGCGCATCGCGCTGGTCACCGGGGCCACCAAGGGAATCGGGCTCGCGGTCGCCACCGACCTGGCGCGCGCCGGAGCCACCGTCCTGCTCAACCACCGCCGGAACCCCGAACAGGCCGAGGAAGCCCTGCGGACCGTGCGGCAGATCCAGCCGGACGCCGCCCTGGTACAGGGCGACATCTCCCAATCCGCGGACGTGGAGCGCATGTTCCGCCTCATCCGCGCCGAGTACGGCGGCATCGACGCGCTGGTGCACAACGCCGGCATCACCCGGGACGGCTACGCCGTGATGATGGGCGACGCCAAGTGGCAAGAGGTGATCGACACCAACCTCACCGGAGCGTTCCTGTGCATGCGCGCGGCCGGCCGGATGATGGCCGCGCGACGCCGGGGCTCCATCGTCACCATCGGGTCCACCAGCGCCTTCAACCCGCCCGCCGGCCAGGCCAACTACGCGGCGGCCAAAGCGGGCGTACTGGCCATGGTCAAAGCCCTCGCCAAGGAACTCGGCGGCTACGGCGTCCGCGTCAACGCCGTCGTCCCCGGCTTCGTCGACACCGCCATGACCCAGAAGATGCCGCCCGCACAACTGGCGGAGAACCTCAAGCGCGTCCCGCTCGGCCGCATCGGCCGGACCGAGGAAGTCGGCTCGGCCGTGCGCTTCCTGCTCAGCGACGACGCGGCGTACATCACCGGCACTTCCCTCGTCGTCGACGGCGGACTCATCAGCTGAACCGCCCGAGCACCCCCGACCCCACCCATCCCAAGCAAGGAGCCCCTCATGACGATGACCCTCGAAGAGGCCACCCACCGCGCCGGAGCGCGCCAGGAACTGGCCGAAGGCGTCAAGTGCCTTCTGGTGGAACGGCTCTCACTGGACGTCGACCCCACGACGATCGGCGACGACCAGCCGCTCTTCGGCCGAGGCCTGGAACTGGACTCCATCGACACCCTGGAACTCGCGATGGCCGTCGAGGACACCTACGGCGTCACTATCACCGACGACGACACGCACAGCCTGCTCTCACTCAACCGGCTCGTGGACCACATCGAGGCGGCCTGGACATGACGCACCACCAGTCACCCCCGCGGGCAGCCGTGCTGAGCGCCGACGACATCGCCCGTCTGCTCCCGCACCGCCACCCGTTCTTCCTCCTCGACCGGGTCACCGCGCTCCACCCCGGCGTGAGCGCCGAGGCGATCAAGAACGTCACCGCGTCCGACGCCGTACTGGCAGGGCACTTCCCCGGCCGCATGCTCTACCCCGGCGTGCTGCTCGTCGAATGTGTCGCCCAGCTCGCAGCGGTGATCTACGGCAGCGCCGGCGCGCTGCGCACGACCGGCGAGATCGTCGGAGACGTGGCGGACCGCGTCGGCTACCTCGCGGAGAT
This window contains:
- a CDS encoding SDR family NAD(P)-dependent oxidoreductase; the protein is MSDLNGRIALVTGATKGIGLAVATDLARAGATVLLNHRRNPEQAEEALRTVRQIQPDAALVQGDISQSADVERMFRLIRAEYGGIDALVHNAGITRDGYAVMMGDAKWQEVIDTNLTGAFLCMRAAGRMMAARRRGSIVTIGSTSAFNPPAGQANYAAAKAGVLAMVKALAKELGGYGVRVNAVVPGFVDTAMTQKMPPAQLAENLKRVPLGRIGRTEEVGSAVRFLLSDDAAYITGTSLVVDGGLIS
- a CDS encoding phosphopantetheine-binding protein, translating into MTMTLEEATHRAGARQELAEGVKCLLVERLSLDVDPTTIGDDQPLFGRGLELDSIDTLELAMAVEDTYGVTITDDDTHSLLSLNRLVDHIEAAWT
- the fabZ gene encoding 3-hydroxyacyl-ACP dehydratase FabZ; the protein is MTHHQSPPRAAVLSADDIARLLPHRHPFFLLDRVTALHPGVSAEAIKNVTASDAVLAGHFPGRMLYPGVLLVECVAQLAAVIYGSAGALRTTGEIVGDVADRVGYLAEIRQAKFLKPVLPGDQVVFRAQSGPRLGGLISVTGQASVGREQVMTVRLAVTEREDA